One Roseimaritima multifibrata DNA window includes the following coding sequences:
- a CDS encoding cold-shock protein produces the protein MAEGTIKRVTDKGFGFIDNGTDKDLFFHSSSLQGVSFDDLREGQRVTYTEGRGPKGPCAENVQTA, from the coding sequence ATGGCAGAAGGCACGATCAAGCGAGTTACGGACAAGGGTTTTGGATTTATCGACAACGGTACTGACAAAGACCTGTTTTTTCACTCGTCTAGCCTGCAGGGAGTGAGTTTTGATGACCTTCGTGAAGGTCAACGCGTTACGTACACAGAAGGTCGCGGACCAAAAGGCCCATGTGCCGAAAACGTCCAAACCGCGTAG
- a CDS encoding bifunctional transcriptional activator/DNA repair enzyme AdaA has protein sequence MLPDRKTMYDALVRKDSQYEGVFVAGIRTTGIFCRPSCTARKPKEANVEYFRDANEAILNGFRPCKVCQPLTALGKVPDWLQPLFDQIDQNADQIFKASDLKDWGLDPVRVRRWFQKNRGITFAAFMRNRRLNSAVGQLKEGTSVVAAALDNGYESLSGFSESLKSVLGQAPMSCKANSLVTVDQLETPLGPMLAGATEAGICLLEYMESPRQEKQICQIQKRLQANVLLGQTPMLKKLKRQLEEYFKKERKQFSLPLHLVGTDFQVKVWEALQTIPYGMTRAYAQQAAGMGDPTAVRAVANANGANRISILVPCHRVIGSNGKLTGYGGGLWRKQRLLELEGEQTYMLEM, from the coding sequence ATGCTTCCTGATCGCAAGACAATGTACGATGCGTTGGTTCGCAAGGATTCGCAGTATGAAGGGGTGTTTGTGGCAGGGATTCGCACCACAGGGATCTTTTGCCGCCCCTCCTGTACGGCTAGAAAACCGAAAGAGGCGAATGTCGAATATTTCCGTGATGCGAACGAAGCCATTCTAAACGGTTTCCGACCCTGCAAGGTCTGCCAACCGTTGACGGCACTGGGAAAAGTTCCCGATTGGCTGCAACCGTTGTTCGACCAGATCGATCAAAACGCAGATCAAATCTTCAAGGCTAGCGATTTAAAGGATTGGGGATTGGACCCCGTACGTGTTCGGCGGTGGTTCCAGAAGAACCGCGGAATCACCTTTGCCGCTTTCATGCGGAATCGTCGATTAAACAGTGCGGTTGGGCAATTAAAAGAGGGGACGTCGGTGGTCGCAGCGGCATTGGATAATGGATACGAATCGCTAAGTGGTTTCAGCGAAAGCCTAAAAAGCGTTTTGGGACAGGCTCCGATGTCCTGCAAAGCGAATAGCCTGGTGACCGTCGACCAGCTAGAGACTCCGCTGGGGCCGATGTTGGCCGGCGCGACTGAGGCTGGGATCTGCCTTCTGGAATACATGGAATCGCCAAGACAGGAAAAACAGATTTGCCAAATTCAGAAACGGTTGCAGGCGAACGTTCTGTTGGGGCAGACTCCAATGCTGAAGAAACTGAAGCGCCAACTAGAGGAGTATTTTAAGAAAGAACGCAAACAATTTAGTTTGCCTTTGCATCTTGTCGGGACCGATTTTCAAGTCAAAGTGTGGGAGGCTCTGCAGACCATCCCCTACGGAATGACCCGCGCGTATGCACAGCAAGCGGCCGGGATGGGGGATCCCACGGCAGTCCGAGCCGTAGCAAACGCAAACGGAGCCAACCGCATTTCCATCTTGGTCCCTTGCCATCGGGTGATTGGATCCAATGGCAAACTAACCGGATATGGCGGCGGGTTATGGAGAAAGCAGCGTCTGCTGGAGCTCGAAGGCGAGCAAACGTACATGCTTGAAATGTAG
- a CDS encoding exo-alpha-sialidase has protein sequence MIHTSIFRWLTLVPLLFGISNYGAADDWKLQPLKYNNPDLAVDLGVGLWAWPMPMDYDNDGDLDLLVGCPDKPSNGVYFFENPTQDASVKTPTFLPGVRLGSATHNMQVSYVDGQPRILRNGHEYPRDPATGEFNFAKPKRIFPKDNIHENRVRGNMWRYVDYDGDGDHDIVVGAGDWTEYVWDNAYDSSGRWRNGPLHGYVYWIENQGNDDSPKYSDQPTKIHAAGGAIDVYGWPSPNFADFDNDGDLDLLCGEFLDGFTYFENVGTRNEPVYGAGQRLQDENSAPLVMHLQMITPTAFDWDADGDLDLIVGDEDGRVALVENTGKFQGSAPVFSAPQYFQQQADTLKFGALATPYVYDWDGDGDEDILCGNTAGNIALFENLGDADNGLPKWSAPQLLRSQSAAGGEEKEFRILAGESGSIQGPCEAKWGYTTLSVADWDKNGEPDILYNSILSKIGLLKNQSGKLIDVAFDSGQQETPPAWYWWQTKSSDALSQWRTTPVAIDFDDDKELDLVMLDQEGYLTLRSAGGPAERIFVDEDNQPLQLNPRSCGSSGRVKLAVVDWDGDGRKDILTNSENATWYRNCETRDGKIVLKSIGNLAKRNVAGHTSSPAVCDFNKDEKPDLIVGAENGRLYFIAHDDCVDYAADKLTAAPAKESAAPKFLSWESDTLINDNAPYKECHASTICETNRGLVAAWFGGTKEKHKDVGIWTSYHDGTKWSRATEVANGVQHDGLRYPCWNPVLFQPPGDAPTLLFFKVGPTPSTWWGEMMVSYDGGRTFVERKRLPEGIDGPVRCQPILLADGKTLLSGSSTEYDGWTVHFESIGLSNGQPAGTWSRVGPINSAKEFNAIQPTFLTHSDGRIQVLCRTKESVITTSFSKDNGKTWSKMEAIDLPNPNSGIDAIDLADGRKLLIYNPLGSGENGWGRRAILSLAVSKDGIHWKKFADIEREASGEFSYPSMIQAADGKVHITYTWMRKKIKHVVLDSAEIPAP, from the coding sequence ATGATCCACACCTCCATATTCCGCTGGCTTACTCTCGTTCCGCTTCTGTTTGGCATAAGCAATTACGGAGCGGCAGACGACTGGAAACTGCAGCCTCTGAAATACAACAATCCCGATCTAGCTGTCGACCTGGGCGTCGGTTTGTGGGCATGGCCAATGCCGATGGACTACGACAACGACGGAGACCTGGACTTGCTGGTTGGGTGTCCCGACAAACCATCCAACGGGGTTTACTTCTTCGAAAACCCGACGCAGGACGCCAGCGTGAAGACGCCTACTTTTCTTCCCGGCGTGCGACTTGGTTCCGCGACGCATAACATGCAGGTCAGTTATGTCGACGGTCAGCCTCGGATCCTACGCAACGGTCACGAATACCCTCGAGACCCTGCAACCGGAGAATTCAATTTCGCGAAACCAAAACGCATCTTCCCCAAAGACAACATTCACGAAAATCGTGTTCGCGGAAACATGTGGCGTTACGTCGATTACGACGGTGACGGGGATCACGACATCGTCGTGGGCGCCGGTGATTGGACCGAATATGTCTGGGACAACGCGTATGATTCGTCGGGACGTTGGCGAAACGGGCCGCTGCACGGTTACGTCTACTGGATCGAAAACCAAGGTAACGATGATTCGCCAAAGTACAGCGATCAACCAACCAAGATCCACGCAGCCGGGGGGGCCATCGATGTCTATGGTTGGCCTTCACCGAACTTTGCAGATTTCGATAACGACGGGGACCTGGACCTGCTGTGCGGGGAATTCCTAGATGGTTTTACCTATTTTGAAAACGTCGGAACTCGCAATGAACCTGTGTACGGGGCAGGGCAGCGTCTGCAAGACGAAAACAGCGCCCCCCTGGTGATGCACCTTCAGATGATCACTCCCACCGCCTTTGACTGGGACGCGGACGGAGACCTTGACCTGATTGTTGGCGATGAAGATGGCCGCGTCGCTTTGGTAGAAAACACCGGCAAGTTCCAAGGTTCCGCTCCTGTATTCTCCGCACCACAATACTTTCAACAACAGGCCGACACGCTGAAGTTTGGTGCGTTGGCAACCCCCTATGTCTACGACTGGGATGGTGACGGCGACGAAGACATTCTGTGCGGAAACACCGCAGGGAACATCGCTCTGTTCGAAAACCTTGGCGATGCCGATAACGGGTTGCCAAAATGGTCCGCTCCTCAATTACTCCGTTCGCAATCCGCAGCTGGCGGTGAAGAAAAAGAATTCCGAATTTTGGCGGGCGAAAGTGGATCGATCCAAGGTCCCTGCGAAGCCAAGTGGGGTTACACCACCCTTTCCGTCGCCGACTGGGACAAGAATGGCGAACCGGACATTCTTTACAATTCAATTCTCTCCAAGATTGGGTTGCTGAAGAATCAGTCCGGCAAACTGATCGATGTGGCATTCGATAGTGGGCAACAAGAAACTCCCCCCGCTTGGTACTGGTGGCAAACCAAATCGAGCGACGCCCTTTCGCAGTGGCGTACGACTCCGGTTGCGATCGATTTCGATGACGACAAAGAACTTGATCTAGTCATGCTGGATCAAGAGGGCTACCTGACTTTGCGTTCGGCGGGTGGTCCTGCTGAGCGAATTTTTGTCGACGAGGACAACCAGCCTCTGCAACTGAACCCCCGCAGCTGCGGTAGTTCGGGACGCGTAAAACTGGCGGTTGTCGACTGGGATGGTGACGGAAGAAAAGACATCCTGACGAATTCAGAAAACGCGACTTGGTATCGCAATTGCGAAACACGCGACGGAAAAATCGTCTTGAAATCGATTGGGAACTTGGCCAAACGCAACGTAGCCGGCCACACATCCAGTCCAGCTGTTTGCGATTTCAACAAAGACGAAAAACCAGACTTGATCGTGGGCGCCGAAAACGGGCGGCTTTACTTCATCGCGCATGATGACTGCGTCGATTACGCCGCTGACAAATTGACCGCGGCTCCCGCCAAAGAGTCTGCGGCCCCCAAATTCCTCAGCTGGGAGAGTGACACGCTGATCAATGATAATGCTCCTTACAAGGAATGCCACGCATCGACCATTTGTGAAACCAATCGCGGCCTTGTCGCCGCATGGTTCGGCGGCACAAAAGAGAAACACAAGGACGTTGGGATTTGGACCAGCTATCACGACGGCACAAAATGGTCGAGAGCAACAGAAGTTGCAAACGGCGTCCAACATGACGGACTGCGTTACCCCTGCTGGAATCCAGTTCTCTTCCAACCGCCCGGCGACGCTCCGACACTGCTGTTCTTCAAAGTCGGCCCGACGCCTTCGACGTGGTGGGGCGAAATGATGGTCAGCTATGATGGCGGCCGCACCTTTGTGGAACGTAAACGACTTCCAGAAGGGATTGACGGGCCGGTCCGCTGCCAGCCTATTCTGCTTGCGGACGGCAAAACGCTTCTGAGCGGCAGCTCCACCGAATACGACGGCTGGACCGTTCACTTCGAATCGATCGGTTTGTCCAACGGGCAACCTGCAGGAACATGGAGCCGCGTCGGACCAATCAATTCCGCCAAAGAATTCAATGCGATTCAGCCCACGTTTTTGACTCATAGCGATGGCCGAATTCAAGTCCTCTGCCGGACGAAAGAAAGCGTCATCACGACCAGTTTTTCGAAAGACAATGGCAAGACATGGTCGAAGATGGAAGCGATTGATTTGCCGAATCCAAATTCAGGAATCGATGCCATCGACTTGGCCGACGGCCGCAAGTTGCTGATCTACAATCCGCTTGGCTCGGGAGAGAACGGATGGGGACGGCGTGCGATCCTAAGTTTGGCCGTTTCCAAAGATGGAATTCACTGGAAGAAGTTTGCCGATATCGAACGTGAAGCCAGTGGTGAATTTAGTTACCCGTCCATGATCCAAGCTGCCGACGGCAAGGTGCATATCACCTACACCTGGATGCGCAAGAAGATCAAGCACGTGGTGCTGGATTCAGCAGAAATTCCAGCTCCATAG